One segment of Papaver somniferum cultivar HN1 unplaced genomic scaffold, ASM357369v1 unplaced-scaffold_81, whole genome shotgun sequence DNA contains the following:
- the LOC113345316 gene encoding pentatricopeptide repeat-containing protein At3g22470, mitochondrial-like, translating to MILFIRNASLTHSLLLKPHPLILITTVRTYGSHSRTPFEVLVFDQCKSGQIKKLEDALGYFDKMVSVKPLPSTETFNQLLISVSRMRCVDAFEMYKRMKLVGIQPNVFTANILINCCCQLSRLDCAFSLFGEMLKRGFQIDTVTFTSLIKGLCLQGKVFLALEVFERMIEMGIQPNVVTCGTVISGLCRIGEVGNALELQKNMGRWNCKPDIVSYGAIIDSLCKRGSVKEALNLFSRMIKDQGIVPSVIVYSSLISGLCSSDRLSEALQLFYNMSGRGIAADAIIYSSLIHGISKHGLRKEAKTFFDEMVNRGISPTVVTYSILVDSLSKEGKMREAGELFAEMISLGKEPNALTYNSMIGGLCLTGKIDEAHRLFDSMGDKGLEHDEHSFTVLINGYCKNFRLDDALQLFKKMKQNGLKPTQVTYSTLVNGLCRAGRIRNAQSLFDEMQSVGISPNVVTYGALLDGLCKNGYIDEAVDLFQSLEGMGFKYNIRICSLVIDGLCKAGKFEDAKRLFDDLPNRALVPNVITYTILISGMCKEGMQFEAERLLFEMEKNGCLPNAVTYKTLIKGFLEAKDFKKAKELLQKMREKNFH from the coding sequence ATGATTCTTTTCATCAGAAATGCAAGTCTCACCCATTCTTTATTACTCAAACCTCATCCTTTGATTCTAATCACAACTGTTAGAACTTATGGATCCCATAGTAGAACTCCATTTGAAGTTCTTGTGTTTGATCAATGCAAGTCTGGTCAAATCAAGAAACTTGAAGATGCACTGGGTTACTTTGATAAAATGGTTTCAGTGAAACCATTGCCATCAACTGAAACATTCAATCAACTATTGATTTCAGTGTCGAGAATGAGATGTGTTGATGCATTTGAGATGTATAAGAGGATGAAACTGGTTGGAATTCAACCTAATGTATTTACAGCTAACATTTTGATTAATTGTTGCTGTCAATTAAGTCGGTTGGATTGTGCATTCAGTTTGTTTGGTGAAATGCTTAAGAGGGGTTTTCAAATTGATACCGTGACTTTCACTTCTCTGATCAAAGGGTTGTGCCTGCAAGGGAAAGTTTTTCTTGCTCTTGAAGTGTTTGAgagaatgattgaaatgggaattCAACCGAATGTCGTTACTTGCGGAACTGTAATTAGCGGGCTTTGTAGAATAGGTGAAGTAGGTAATGCTCTTGAGTTGCAAAAGAATATGGGTAGATGGAATTGCAAGCCTGATATTGTTTCATATGGTGCAATCATAGATAGTCTATGCAAAAGAGGGTCAGTGAAAGAGGCTTTAAATCTCTTTTCCCGAATGATAAAAGATCAGGGAATTGTCCCAAGTGTTATTGTTTATAGCTCTTTGATCAGCGGACTCTGCAGTTCAGATCGGCTGAGTGAGGCTCTGCAACTCTTTTATAACATGTCTGGTCGAGGCATTGCTGCAGATGCGATCATTTATAGTTCTCTAATTCATGGTATCAGCAAACATGGATTGCGGAAGGAAGCAAAGACATTTTTTGATGAAATGGTGAATAGAGGGATCTCCCCGACAGTAGTAACATATAGTATACTAGTAGATTCTCTGTCCAAAGAAGGGAAGATGAGAGAAGCAGGCGAGTTATTTGCAGAAATGATTAGCTTAGGCAAAGAACCTAATGCACTTACTTATAACTCGATGATAGGTGGTCTGTGTTTGACAGGTAAGATTGACGAAGCGCATAGATTGTTTGATTCAATGGGGGATAAGGGCCTTGAACATGACGAACACAGCTTCACTGTGTTGATCAATGGGTATTGCAAGAACTTTAGGTTGGATGATGCTCTGCAGCTCTTcaagaaaatgaaacaaaatggaTTGAAACCAACACAAGTTACTTACAGTACACTAGTGAATGGACTATGTCGCGCTGGAAGAATTAGGAATGCGCAAAGCCTGTTTGATGAGATGCAATCTGTTGGTATATCTCCAAATGTAGTCACATATGGTGCCTTACTGGATGGTCTTTGCAAGAATGGATACATTGATGAAGCAGTTGATTTATTTCAATCTCTGGAAGGTATGGGGTTTAAATATAATATTCGAATTTGTAGTCTAGTTATTGATGGCTTGTGCAAGGCTGGTAAATTTGAAGATGCAAAAAGATTGTTTGATGATCTCCCAAACAGAGCGCTAGTTCCTAACGTTATAACATATACCATATTGATCAGTGGCATGTGTAAAGAAGGTATGCAATTTGAGGCCGAAAGATTACTGTTTGAAATGGAAAAGAATGGTTGCTTGCCAAATGCTGTCACGTATAAAACTCTTATTAAAGGTTTTCTTGAAGCCAAAGATTTCAAGAAAGCTAAAGAGCTTCTTCAGAAAATGAGGGAAAAAAACTTTCACTGA